The Microbacterium phyllosphaerae region TCGACGGCACCGGAGTCGTCCGAGACGACTGCTCCCGAGACGATGGACCCGGCCGCGGACCTCGTCGGCCCCGGCTGCGCCGCATACGCAGAGGCAGTGCCGGACGGCGCAGGATCGGTCGAGGGCATGGCTCTTGACCCGGTCGCCACCGCCGCGTCCAACAACCCGCTTCTCAAGACCCTGGTCGCCGCAGTCAGCGGTCAGCTCAACCCCGACGTCAACCTCGTCGACACGCTGAACGGTGACGAGTTCACCGTCTTCGCCCCGGTCGACGACGCTTTCGCCAAGATCGACCCGGCCACCATCGAGGCTCTCAAGACCGACAGCGCCACGCTGAGCTCGATCCTGACGTACCACGTGGTCCCCGGCCAGATCGCCCCCTCGGACATCGACGGCACGCACGCCACCGTCCAGGGCGCTGACCTCGAGGTCACCGGCAGCGGCGACGAGCTCATGGTCAACGACGCGAACGTCATCTGCGGTGGCGTCAAGACCGCCAACGCGACCGTGTACCTCATCGACTCGGTTCTGATGCCCCCGGCTGAGTAAGCCATGGGACGCCGAGGCAGGACTCGGCACACACCATCTCGCCACTCAGGGGGAGGACGGTGAGATGGAGAAGGAGCCGCTGGCGACACGTCGTCAGCGGCTCCTTCTTTGCGCCCTAGACTGAAGGGGCGGGCCTCTAGCTCAGTTGGCAGAGCATCGGACTTTTAATCCGCGGGTCGTGGGTTCGAGCCCCACGGGGCCCACCGTTATCACCGCCGGAGCAATCCGGCCACCCCCTTCACGGCATCCGGCGCGTGCGAGAGTGTCGAGTCATCCCCACCGGGACCTCCACCTCCACGAAAGGACGCATCATGGCGACTCTCACCGACAGCCGAGTGGCATTCCTGGCCACAGACGGATTCGAGGACAGCGAGCTGACCAGTCCGTGGGAAGCGGTGCAGGGCGAGGGCGCGAGCGCCACGCTGATCGCACCCGAAGGACTCCAGATCACCGGCAAGAACGGTCATGTGCAGCACGTCGACCTGACCTCCGACACGGCGAAGGCCGACGAATTCGATGCGCTCGTGCTTCCGGGCGGAGTGGTGAACGCCGATCACCTGCGCCTCGACAAGCCGTCGATCGACCTCGCCCGCTCATTCTTCGAACAGCACAAGCCCGTCGCCGTCATCTGCCACGGCGCCTGGATCCTGATCGAGGCCGGCGTCGTCGACGGACGCACGCTCACGAGCTACCCGAGTCTGGCGACCGACCTCCGCAACGCCGGAGCGACCTGGGTCGATGAGGAGGTCGTGGTCGACGAGGGCCTCGTCTCGAGTCGCACCCCCGACGATCTGCCCGCTTTCAACGCCAAGCTCATCGAAGAGGTCGCCGAAGGGCGGCACGCCGAGCAGACCGCGTGATCTGAACCGAGCATCCGGCGGTCCGGTGTCAGGCGCCCGCGCGCGCCCTGTGACGCCGGACCGCCGCTCTGTTCGCGCAGCGCACCGAGCAGAAGCGCTGCCGACCGTTGCGCGTCACATCCACGACGACGTTCGTGCACGGCGACGCCTCGCAGCGACCGAGGCGATCCATGCCGCGCGTGACGAGGTGCAGCGAGGTGCCGACCGCGAAGATCGCCCGGAGCACGTACGGCAGTGACTGCACGTCGTCTCGGTAGTGCAGGTGCCATCCCTCGCCGTCATGATTCGTCAGGCGTGGATAGGCCGCGGCCTTCGCCATCTGGGCGTTGAGCACGTCGGCCCTCGCCGAGGGATCCCGCTCGTCGACGATCCGCAACCAGTCGTCGATGACCTCACGCACCCGCTCGTGATCATCAGGTGCGGGCGGGAATGTCATCGTCATGCCCATCTCGAGCGTTCTCGCCTCGATCCCGGCGCGATCGGCGGGAAAGTCGTCGGCGAGCGATGCGGCCAGCAGCACCGCATACTCGCCGTAAGGGTTGAGATGCATAAGGCCATTACATCACGCTGGATGCATGACCTCGCTGAACACCCTGCCGATCCCCCGCCCGACCAGAACCGCGCACGAGCACGCCTGGCGCGTCGAGTCGAGGCATCCGACGAGCGAGGGCATCGTCCTTTACGTGCGGTGCGGCGAATGCGGAACGCGCCGCGTCGACCTGCAGTCGCACCCGCAGGTTCCCCCGACTGCGCTCAGCCGTGGCGCGCGGCACGTCGATCCGCTCATTCCGTGAGCTCGGCGAGCTTCCGCACCGTGCGGAGGTTGCGAGCCGTGCCGGCGACCCCGAGCGCACGGTCGAGCACGGCCTTGGTGAGCTTCGTGCTGTGCACGCCGCCCTCGGCGTAGTCGATCCAGAGATCGTCGCCGACGAGCGCGATCCGCTCCCCCGGCACGAGACGCTGCTGCAACTCTTCGATCGCCCCGACCGCGGGGCGCCCTTCGAGGAACATCGCGTGCAGCAACTTCTCGGATGCCCCGTCGAAGGGGTGCGAGTCGAGGGCACGCACGAGCGCCTCGTGGGTCCGCAGGATCACAGGAGTGTCGACGCCGAACTCGCGGGCGATGAGCGCGCGGACCTCCGCGCACGCGGATGACGGATCGTCCGGATGCGCGCACACGATGTTCCCGCTCGCGATGTACGTCGACACCTCCCCCAGCACCGGGACGAGCGCCTCCCGCAGCTCCGCCATCGGCACACGGTTGCGCCCGGAGACGTTGACCGCGCGCAGCAGCAGGGCGCTGCGCGTCACGCAGCGCCGCTGTCGATCAGAGCGGCGCCCGCATGAGCGAGCTCTGCGAGCGCCGCCTCGCTCGACTCGGGAGCGACACCGGCGATGAGGTCGGTGAGGATCCGCACCTGCACACCGTGCGCGATCGCGTCGAGGGCGGATGCGCGGACGCAGTGGTCGGTGGCTATCCCGACCACATCCGCGCTGAGCACGCCCGCGCTCGTGAGGATCGCCGCGACGGTGTCGCCCGTCTCCGTCGCACCCTCGAACATCGAGTAGGCGGGTTTCCCCTGACCCTTCTGCACGTGGTGCGTGACCGCGTCGACCACCAGCAGCGGGTCGTACTCGGCACCGTACGTGCCCGCGACGCAGTGGACGGGCCACGTGTCGACGAAGTCGGGGGCTTCGGCGAAGTGACCGCCGTTGTCCCCGTCGGGGTCGTGCCAGTCCCGTGACGCGACGATCACGTCGTAGTCATCGGCGTGGGCCTCGAGGAAGACGGAGACGGCGGATGCGACCGCATCGCCGCCCTCGACGGCCACCGCACCGCCCTCGGTGAAGTCGTTCTGCACATCGACGATCAGAAGCGCTCTGCTCATGGTTCGAGGGTACGCCTGTGCGTTCCGCATCCGTCGTCGTGCGATCTGCGGAGAATGGCCACAGGTCCACGTGGACGCCGACGATCTTTGGCCAGGAGTCTTAGATCGGAAACCTCATACACGCTTAGAGTGACCCCGAACGAAGACACAATGTCTTCATGTATAGAGAAAGGTGAGAACAGTGGCACGAAGAAAACTGGGGTTCGTGGCCTCGCTCCTGACCATGGTCGTACTTGCGACATCGATGGGCGCTCCCGCGCAGGCAGAGGATGACACCTCGCGCGCCGAGCAGGCCTCCGAGGCCATCGAGGCAGCCGCTCCCACAAACGACCTGGCGGAGCCGGGCATCGTCGACGACGGGCAGGTGCTCACGCGCGCGAACGACACCAGCGCGGTGGTTCCGCTCTCGCCGGACGGCGACATCGTCGTCACGGTCGCGGGCGCTGAGGGGACGCAGACCGCGAGGATCGCCCTTCCCGACGAGATCGCCGTGGGCTCGGGGGTCGTGACGGACGACGGAACCGTGGTCTACCCCGCCGCCGACGGGTCGGCCGACGCCGTCGCGGTGCAGACGCTGGCAGACGGCTCGACCCGCGTGCAGACGGTGATCGCGGATCCATCGAGCGCGCATGAGTTCGGTTACCGGATGCAGGGCTACCGCCCGTACGAGAGCGACACCGGAGAAGTCGTGTTCGTCAACGCCGCGGGCGACTTCGTCAATGTCGACGCGCCTTGGGCCGTGGATGCGAACGGTGCCCGCGTCGACACCCACTACGAGATCCACGGAAAGGAGCTGGTGCAGGTGGTCGAGGCCGACGAATCGACCGCATACCCCATCGTCGCCGATCCCAGCTGGATCTGGTACGCACCAGCCTGGGGCATGAAACTCTCTCGCACCGAGACCTCCCGGGTCCGGGACCTGGGTGCTGCCGGCTCGATGTGCGCGATCTTCGCACGGGGTGCCCCCGGATTCACCGTCGCCTGCGGTGCATTCGCCGGATACATGAGCGTGCAGGCGAATCTCGCCCAGAGCGACAGCCCGAAGTCGTGCCTGTTCTTCACCGCGGCTCCCATTCCGGGAGTGATCTGGAGGATCAAGTGCTGAGCCTCGCGCGTTCAGAGGAGCGTCGCTGATGTCGGAGGCGCAGCTCGCCACCGTCGTCTACGTCGCGACAGCGGCTCTCGCCGTGAGCGCCGGCTTGTCCTTCGGCGCACCTCTCGCCGGCCCGGCACGGTGGATGGGAGTCGCAGCGGGCGCGCTCATCGTCGGAGCGGTCACCGCGGGTGGTCTCGCGTTGGCGTCTCAGACTCCCTGGGTCGGTCCGATGTTCGCGATCGTCACCGGTGCGACTGCCGTCCTGGTGTCTGCTCACGCTCGTCGAGACGAGCCCGGATTCCGTTCCGAGCCCTTCTGGCGGCGCGTGAGGATGGCGCTGAGCACCCGCCGCTGAGAGCGCCTGTCGGAGGAAACCATAAGGCCCCGTGATCTTTTCAGATCACGGGGCCTGCTGGAGCCGCTTGTCAGAATCGAACTGACGACCTTTTCATTACGAGTGAAATGCTCTGCCGACTGAGCTAAAGCGGCGCGATCATCGATATTACCCGTTCCGGAGCCGCACCGCGAATCGAGCCCGACTCACTCGCAGCGAAGGCCGTCCTCGGGCACGACATCGTCGAGGAGGAAGGCCTCCACAGCACTGTCGACACACGTGTTGCCCTTGTTGTATCCCGTGTGTCCCTCGCCGACGCGAGTGATCAGCACGCCCTCTTCGAGCTGGTCGGCGAGCGACTCCGACCACTCGTACGGCGTGGCCGGATCGTTGGTGGTACCGACGACGAGGATCGGCCCCGCACCCTCTGCGGTGATCTCGCCCCGAGTGCCGGTGGGCGGGTACGGCCACACCGAGCAGGAGTCCGGCCCGTCCCAGTACGGCGCGATGGTCGGCGCACCCTCGGCGATCTTCGCGTCGCTCGCGGCCTCGGCGGCAGGGTCGTCTTCGACGGGATAGTCCATGCAGTTGTAAGCGCGGAAGGCTTCGCTCGAGTTGTCGAGATAGGCGCCGTCCTCGCGCCCGTTGTAGAAGTCCGCGAGGAAGAACGCCGTCGTGGGGTCGCCCTGCAGCGTCTCGTCGAAGGCCTGGGTCAGGTACTGCCAGCTGTCGGCGGAATAGAGCGCCGCGATGATCCCGGTCATGAGGGCGTCGGCCCCGAGCATCCGCCCGTCGCCGTTCTCGAGCGGGTTCGCATCGACGCTCGAGAGCAGAGCGCCGAGGTCGGCCATCGCCTCGTCGACAGTGCCGTTGAACGGGCACTCCCCCGAGTCGAGGCAATCCTTCATATACGCGCGCAGGGCCGATTCGAACCCCAGCGCCTGAGTCGCGCCCACGTCGAGACCCGACACCGCCGGGTCGATCGCGCCGTCGAGCACGAGGCGCCCCGCCTTCTCGGGGTAGAGGTTCGCATAGGTGGCACCGAGGAACGTGCCGTACGAGTAGCCGAGGTAGTTGAGCTGTCTGTCACCGAGAACCGCACGGATGAGATCCATGTCCCGCGCTGCGTTGATGGTGGTGATGTAGGGAAGGATGCCACCGCTGTTCGCTTCGCACGCGTCGGCGAACTCCTTGTGCGCCTCGAGCAGCTCGGCCTCCCAGTCCTCGCTGCCGCGGGGTGCGTCGGGGATCGAGTACAGGTAGTCGTCCATGCCTGCGGCATCGAAGCAGGTGACGGCGGTCGACTGTCCGACGCCGCGGGGGTCGAAACCGATCACGTCGTAGTTCTCGATCAGGTCGGCGCCGACCGCGAAGTCGAGGCTGTCGCGGATGAGCTCCACACCGCTGGCGCCGGGCCCTCCGGGGTTCGTGAGCAGGGATCCCTGCGCGGTCCCCGTGGCCTGATGGCGCACGACGGAGAGGGTGATCTCGCCGTCGTCAGGGTTCTCCCAGTCGAGGGGCGCGGTCACGTCGGTGCAGTCGAAGCCCGTGCCGCACTCGGTCCACGCGAGCGTCTGCCCGTAGAACGGCATCAGGTCTTCCGCGACGCCCTCGGTGTCGGGTGCGTTGGTGACCGAAGGCTTGGGCTCGGCACCCTCGGGGATCATCGCGTAC contains the following coding sequences:
- a CDS encoding CGNR zinc finger domain-containing protein; translation: MHLNPYGEYAVLLAASLADDFPADRAGIEARTLEMGMTMTFPPAPDDHERVREVIDDWLRIVDERDPSARADVLNAQMAKAAAYPRLTNHDGEGWHLHYRDDVQSLPYVLRAIFAVGTSLHLVTRGMDRLGRCEASPCTNVVVDVTRNGRQRFCSVRCANRAAVRRHRARAGA
- a CDS encoding alpha/beta hydrolase, translated to MNTRPTSRIRRAVAVIAGLAAASVALSGCLYAMIPEGAEPKPSVTNAPDTEGVAEDLMPFYGQTLAWTECGTGFDCTDVTAPLDWENPDDGEITLSVVRHQATGTAQGSLLTNPGGPGASGVELIRDSLDFAVGADLIENYDVIGFDPRGVGQSTAVTCFDAAGMDDYLYSIPDAPRGSEDWEAELLEAHKEFADACEANSGGILPYITTINAARDMDLIRAVLGDRQLNYLGYSYGTFLGATYANLYPEKAGRLVLDGAIDPAVSGLDVGATQALGFESALRAYMKDCLDSGECPFNGTVDEAMADLGALLSSVDANPLENGDGRMLGADALMTGIIAALYSADSWQYLTQAFDETLQGDPTTAFFLADFYNGREDGAYLDNSSEAFRAYNCMDYPVEDDPAAEAASDAKIAEGAPTIAPYWDGPDSCSVWPYPPTGTRGEITAEGAGPILVVGTTNDPATPYEWSESLADQLEEGVLITRVGEGHTGYNKGNTCVDSAVEAFLLDDVVPEDGLRCE
- a CDS encoding fasciclin domain-containing protein; translated protein: MFSTKKKVTAAITLGLASAFLLSACSMGGTTDEPSESTAPESSETTAPETMDPAADLVGPGCAAYAEAVPDGAGSVEGMALDPVATAASNNPLLKTLVAAVSGQLNPDVNLVDTLNGDEFTVFAPVDDAFAKIDPATIEALKTDSATLSSILTYHVVPGQIAPSDIDGTHATVQGADLEVTGSGDELMVNDANVICGGVKTANATVYLIDSVLMPPAE
- a CDS encoding isochorismatase family protein codes for the protein MSRALLIVDVQNDFTEGGAVAVEGGDAVASAVSVFLEAHADDYDVIVASRDWHDPDGDNGGHFAEAPDFVDTWPVHCVAGTYGAEYDPLLVVDAVTHHVQKGQGKPAYSMFEGATETGDTVAAILTSAGVLSADVVGIATDHCVRASALDAIAHGVQVRILTDLIAGVAPESSEAALAELAHAGAALIDSGAA
- a CDS encoding DUF1697 domain-containing protein, encoding MTRSALLLRAVNVSGRNRVPMAELREALVPVLGEVSTYIASGNIVCAHPDDPSSACAEVRALIAREFGVDTPVILRTHEALVRALDSHPFDGASEKLLHAMFLEGRPAVGAIEELQQRLVPGERIALVGDDLWIDYAEGGVHSTKLTKAVLDRALGVAGTARNLRTVRKLAELTE
- a CDS encoding type 1 glutamine amidotransferase domain-containing protein, producing the protein MATLTDSRVAFLATDGFEDSELTSPWEAVQGEGASATLIAPEGLQITGKNGHVQHVDLTSDTAKADEFDALVLPGGVVNADHLRLDKPSIDLARSFFEQHKPVAVICHGAWILIEAGVVDGRTLTSYPSLATDLRNAGATWVDEEVVVDEGLVSSRTPDDLPAFNAKLIEEVAEGRHAEQTA